Proteins from a genomic interval of Callospermophilus lateralis isolate mCalLat2 chromosome 1, mCalLat2.hap1, whole genome shotgun sequence:
- the LOC143642129 gene encoding olfactory receptor 7A10-like, which translates to METGNDSQRLEFLLLGIAEDPELQLLLFGLFLSMYLVTVLGNLLIILATISDSHLHTPMYFFLSNLSFVDICFTSTTIPKMLVNIQAQSKAISYAGCITQIQFFVLFGGLDDFLLTVMAYDRYVAICHPLHYMVIMNRRLCGLLVLMSWVVCFLHAILQSLMIFRLSYCTDLEIPHFFCELNQVVQRACSDTFLNEVVIYIASFLLGGGPIAGILYSYCKIVSSIRAISSAQGKYKAFSTCVSHLSVVSLFYGTGLGVYLSSAVTQNSHSTAIASVMYTVVTPMLNPFIYSLRNKVIKRALRRLCEKD; encoded by the coding sequence ATGGAAACAGGGAATGATAGTCAACGTTTAGAATTTCTTCTTCTGGGAATTGCAGAGGACCCAGAACTGCAGCTCCTCCTCTTTGGCCTTTTCCTGTCCATGTACCTGGTCACTGTGCTGGGGAACCTGCTCATTATCCTGGCCACCATCTCAGACTCCCACCTGCACacgcccatgtacttcttcctctccaacctgtcctttGTGGACATCTGCTTCACCTCCACCACCATCCCCAAGATGCTGGTGAACATCCAGGCACAGAGCAAGGCCATTTCCTATGCAGGCTGCATCACCCAGATTCAATTTTTTGTACTCTTTGGTGGGTTGGATGACTTCCTTTTGACTGTGATGGCCTATGACCGGTATGTGGCCATCTGTCACCCCCTGCACtacatggtcatcatgaaccgcaGGCTCTGTGGATTGCTAGTTCTGATGTCCTGGGTTGTGTgttttttacatgcaattttgcAAAGCTTAATGATCTTTAGGCTGTCCTACTGCACAGACTTGGAAATCCCACACTTTTTCTGTGAACTTAACCAGGTGGTTCAGCGTGCCTGCTCTGACACCTTTCTCAATGAGGTGGTGATATATATTGCTTCTTTCTTGCTGGGAGGTGGCCCCATCGCTGGCATCCTTTACTCTTACTGCAAGATAGTGTCCTCCATCCGTGCAATCTCATCAGCTCAGGGCAAGTacaaagccttctccacctgtgtGTCTCACCTTTCTGTGGTCTCCTTATTTTATGGCACAGGGCTAGGTGTGTACCTCAGTTCTGCTGTGACCCAAAACTCACACTCCACTGCAATAGCCTCAGTGATGTATACTGTGGtcacccccatgctgaaccccttcatctacagTCTGAGGAACAAGGTCATCAAGAGGGCTCTGAGAAGACTCTGTGAGAAAgattaa